In a single window of the Catalinimonas alkaloidigena genome:
- a CDS encoding DUF3826 domain-containing protein — MKKYTLLLALLLAVTQVFAQQADPEYVKVTNERAQKIVDQMDIDDPAKARRVRDLIAQQYRDLNRIDEGLDAEKELAKTQAGNEPAALEARKQALEAKAKQETAQLHKKYIANLSKELTPEQVDQVKDGMTYNVVPKTYAAFLDMIPDLTEAQKKMIMDNLVEAREHAMDAGSSNEKHAWFGKYKGRINNNLSKDGYDLNKESEAWHKRLEAREAAKKENR, encoded by the coding sequence ATGAAAAAATACACGCTGTTGCTGGCCCTGTTGCTGGCCGTTACCCAGGTTTTCGCGCAGCAAGCCGATCCCGAATACGTCAAAGTCACGAACGAACGTGCGCAGAAAATCGTCGACCAGATGGACATCGACGATCCGGCCAAAGCGCGCCGTGTCCGCGACCTGATCGCCCAGCAATACCGCGACCTGAACCGCATCGACGAGGGGCTGGATGCCGAAAAAGAACTAGCCAAAACGCAGGCCGGGAACGAACCCGCCGCCCTCGAAGCCCGCAAGCAAGCGCTGGAAGCCAAGGCGAAACAGGAAACCGCACAACTGCACAAGAAATACATCGCCAATCTGTCGAAAGAGTTGACGCCCGAACAGGTCGATCAGGTGAAGGACGGCATGACGTATAACGTGGTGCCGAAAACCTACGCGGCGTTTCTCGATATGATTCCCGACCTGACCGAAGCGCAAAAGAAGATGATCATGGACAACCTGGTGGAAGCCCGCGAACACGCGATGGACGCCGGCTCGTCGAACGAAAAGCACGCCTGGTTCGGAAAGTACAAAGGTCGGATCAACAACAACCTCTCAAAAGATGGTTATGACCTGAACAAAGAAAGCGAAGCCTGGCACAAACGCCTGGAAGCCCGCGAAGCCGCGAAGAAGGAAAATAGGTAG
- a CDS encoding sugar phosphate isomerase/epimerase family protein has protein sequence MKPLSPTLNRRRFLGKTSLLVGGVLSLPLWACSSSRKMAEADDDRYKIAVCDWMILKRQKLSAFERTKEIGADGLEVDMGGLGSRETFDSKLSDPAVRQEFLDKARELKLEISSIAMSGFYAQSFAERPTVYRMVQDTIDTMTAMQVKVAFLPLGVQGDLVQHPELRPAIVERLKDVGKRAEDAGVIVGIETALDAAGEVALLDDIGSPAIQSYFNFANALQNGRDLHQELRTLGKDRICQIHCSNQDGVWLENDPQVDMPKVKQTLDDMGWRGWLVIERSRDANNTRDVVGNYGANAAYLKSVFQSSES, from the coding sequence GTGAAACCACTTTCCCCAACCCTCAACCGACGCCGTTTTCTGGGCAAGACTTCCCTACTGGTGGGTGGCGTACTGTCCCTGCCGCTGTGGGCCTGTTCGTCCAGCCGGAAAATGGCCGAGGCAGACGACGATCGCTACAAAATCGCCGTGTGTGACTGGATGATCCTGAAACGCCAGAAGCTGAGCGCCTTCGAACGTACGAAAGAGATCGGAGCCGACGGACTGGAAGTCGACATGGGCGGATTGGGCAGCCGCGAAACGTTCGACAGCAAACTGAGCGATCCGGCGGTGCGGCAGGAGTTTCTCGACAAAGCGCGGGAACTGAAGCTGGAAATTTCGTCCATCGCGATGTCGGGCTTTTACGCTCAATCGTTCGCCGAACGGCCGACAGTCTACCGCATGGTGCAGGACACGATCGACACGATGACGGCCATGCAGGTGAAGGTGGCGTTTCTGCCGTTGGGCGTGCAGGGCGATCTGGTGCAACATCCCGAACTGCGCCCCGCCATTGTGGAACGACTCAAGGACGTCGGGAAGCGGGCAGAAGACGCGGGTGTGATCGTCGGCATCGAAACCGCACTCGACGCGGCGGGGGAAGTCGCGTTGCTCGACGACATCGGCTCACCGGCCATTCAGAGTTACTTCAACTTCGCCAACGCCTTGCAAAACGGCCGCGACCTGCACCAGGAACTGCGGACATTGGGCAAAGACCGCATCTGCCAGATCCACTGTTCTAATCAGGATGGGGTGTGGCTGGAAAACGACCCACAAGTCGATATGCCGAAAGTCAAGCAAACGCTGGATGACATGGGCTGGCGCGGCTGGCTCGTCATCGAACGGTCGCGCGACGCCAATAATACCCGCGACGTGGTGGGGAACTACGGGGCCAACGCCGCCTACCTGAAATCCGTCTTTCAATCTTCCGAATCATAA
- a CDS encoding sialidase family protein yields MRTIKWVALAALWCVGMQRAGAQDVPYKQGILVDEFIYETAPFPSCHSATIAETNDGLVAAWFGGTKERNPDVGIWVSRKPTGGDQWTVPVEVANGVQADGSPRLPSWNPVLYQVPDGELQLYYKIGPKPSDWEGFVRTSDDGGVTWSEQKALPEGFYGPVKNKPVLLENGDLIAPSSTEGDGWKVHFEVTPDFGKTWKKIGPINKKEDYDAIQPAILNHGNGTLQLLARSRHRAVLDAWSDDYGKTWSPLEKTSLPNNNSGLDAVTLQDGRHLLVYNHVLPPGDKIKGPRTPLHLSVSEDGKKWYAALILEDSPISQYSYPSIIQTSDGMVHVVYTWRRERIKHVKIDPSQLKLVEIKDETWPTASSKSE; encoded by the coding sequence ATGCGAACGATAAAGTGGGTGGCCCTGGCCGCCCTGTGGTGTGTGGGCATGCAACGGGCGGGGGCGCAGGATGTGCCGTACAAGCAAGGCATTCTGGTCGACGAGTTCATCTACGAGACGGCGCCTTTTCCGTCGTGCCACTCCGCGACGATTGCCGAAACGAACGACGGACTGGTGGCCGCCTGGTTCGGTGGGACGAAAGAACGGAACCCTGACGTCGGCATCTGGGTGAGTCGCAAACCCACCGGCGGCGATCAATGGACCGTGCCCGTCGAAGTCGCCAACGGCGTGCAGGCCGACGGGAGCCCGCGCCTGCCTTCGTGGAATCCGGTGCTCTACCAGGTGCCCGACGGTGAGCTGCAACTTTATTACAAAATCGGTCCGAAGCCGTCCGACTGGGAAGGATTCGTACGGACCTCGGACGACGGTGGGGTGACGTGGTCGGAACAAAAGGCGCTGCCCGAAGGATTCTACGGACCGGTAAAAAACAAGCCGGTGTTGTTGGAAAACGGCGACCTGATTGCCCCGTCGAGCACCGAAGGCGACGGCTGGAAAGTCCATTTTGAGGTGACGCCCGACTTCGGGAAGACCTGGAAAAAGATCGGGCCAATCAACAAGAAGGAAGACTACGATGCCATTCAGCCCGCCATCCTGAACCACGGCAACGGCACATTGCAACTCCTGGCGCGGAGCCGCCACCGTGCCGTTCTGGACGCGTGGTCGGACGACTACGGCAAAACGTGGTCGCCGCTGGAGAAGACCTCGCTGCCCAACAACAACTCGGGGCTGGACGCCGTGACGCTGCAAGACGGACGGCATCTGCTGGTCTACAACCACGTGCTGCCGCCCGGCGACAAAATCAAAGGACCCCGGACGCCCCTCCACCTGTCCGTCTCGGAAGACGGCAAAAAGTGGTACGCCGCGCTGATTCTGGAAGATTCGCCCATTAGTCAGTACTCATATCCGTCCATCATCCAGACTTCCGACGGCATGGTTCATGTCGTCTACACCTGGCGGCGCGAGCGCATCAAGCACGTCAAAATCGATCCGTCGCAACTGAAACTGGTCGAGATCAAAGACGAAACCTGGCCGACGGCCTCTTCCAAATCCGAGTAA